In the Kwoniella shivajii chromosome 2, complete sequence genome, one interval contains:
- a CDS encoding peptidyl-prolyl isomerase CWC27 has translation MSNLYVTEPATNGKIIIDTTAGEIEVELWGKECPKAVKNFLALSMEGYYDGVIFHRVVPGFIIQAGDPTGTGMGGESFYGEPFQDEIHPRLKFNRRGLMGMANNSKRHTNTSQFFFTLDKADELTNKHTLFGKIVGNTIYNVMSIGNQDIDAEERPLVPPKIRGVRIIENPFDDIVPRITASERKAQQQARVEAKKEMEQREKRAKAKKNTGLLSFGDSEEIPETAITVKKKGMTRQDLLDPADTAPAKPVEAYVNVPDSLKNLGDSSKREKEKKAAVDLKAIREQHEREKAGSSTARQAEIKRMEEDLRRLKKRTGEVSDSDSDHESRSKRRKGPSVLEQELARYSQNRGRAAAKHSNKRGKKDEEDDLLTEMSKFSRKVAKAGPEDGEERPSAMAMADEQRGEDDLEVDDDVAWMKHSLKFIVDEKELTRRAEDEYSVIDPRAKARELAESSRKEKESHRKGMRSAADVGRRR, from the exons ATGAGTAATCT TTATGTCACTGAg CCTGCGACCAATGgcaaaatcatcatcgacacTACGGCAGGAGAGATAGAG GTTGAGTTATGGGGTAAAGAATGTCCCAAGGCAGTGAAGAATTTCCTCGCATTGTCAATGGAAG GATATTACGATGGAGTGATATTTCATCGAGTTGTACCtggattcatcattcaagCGGGTGATCCTACTGGAACAGGAATGGGAGGAGAGAGTTTTTACGGCGAACCATTCCAAGATGAGATACATCCTAGATTGAAATTCAACAG GCGAGGTCTGATGGGTATGGCCAATAACAGTAAAAGGCATACAAATACTTCGCAATTCTTCTTTACATTAGATAAAGCAGATGAATTAACGAATAAGCATACTCTATTCGGAAAGATAGTTGGAAATACCATCTACA ATGTGATGAGTATCGGTAATCAAGATATTGATGCGGAGGAGAGACCGTTAGT ACCGCCAAAGATTCGTGGTGTACGGATAATCGAAAACCCGTTCGATGACATTGTACCACGTATCACAGCATCAGAGAGAAAAGCACAACAACAAGCTAGAGTAGAAGcgaaaaaggaaatggaacaaagagaaaaaagagcAAAAGCGAAGAA GAATACCGGTCTGCTATCGTTTGGTGATTCTGAGGAGATACCGGAAACTGCAATCACGGtgaaaaagaagggaatgacTAGACAAGATT TGCTAGATCCTGCTGATACTGCTCCTGCCAAACCGGTAGAAGCATATGTGAATGTGCCTGATTCTCTGAAGAACTTGGGAGACAGCAgtaaaagggaaaaggagaagaag GCTGCCGTTGACTTGAAAGCAATCCGAGAACAACATGAACGTGAAAAGGCAGGAAGCAG TACCGCACGGCAAGCTGAAATCaagagaatggaagaagatcTTCGCCGTTTGAAGAAGCGTACGGGTGAAGTGTCTGATTCGGACTCTGATCATGAAAGTCGTTCGAAACGTCGTAAAGGTCCCTCAGTATTGGAGCAGGAATTGGCAAGGTATTCTCAGAATAGAGGACGCGCAGCTGCCAAACATAGCAAtaagagaggaaagaaagatgaggaagatgacttaTTGACAGAAATGAGTAAATTCAGTAGAAAAGTCGCTAAAGCAGGacctgaagatggtgaagaaagaCCATCAGCTATGGCCATGGCCGACGAGCAGAGGGGAGAAGACGATCtggaagtggatgatgatgtagcaTGGATGAAACATAGCCTGAAGTTCATTGTGGACGAGAAGGAATTGACGAGAAGGGCGGAAGATGAATATTCA GTCATTGATCCGCGAGCGAAAGCCCGAGAACTTGCTGAGAGCtcaaggaaggaaaaggaaagtcATAGGAAAGGTATGCGCTCTGCTGCCGATGTAGGCAGGAGGAGATGA